Part of the Paramisgurnus dabryanus chromosome 21, PD_genome_1.1, whole genome shotgun sequence genome, tcaaatcGAAGGCTTCgtcctccagaggtcgcatacgtcataaagacttaatgttaatatttataaaaaaatattataaagttgactgttattcatagttaatcgtaaattgttgtaatacgCTTATGACTTTGAAACGTATGCTCAGTTAGCTGAAATAAACCAagtttgatgacgtatgcagcctgcatatgcgacctccggaggctgcagccttccgattgagaaGCGGCCACTGTGTGCACTTGAATCAATTGGAATTTCAACATTGCTACAAACATAAGATATGCCTTTCCAAATGAATAAGCTAAATATGAaacaaaacagtttcagtcaggtctagtctagtctagtggTTAAAGGGTTGGGTTTATTGCTCGAGAGTTCCGGTTCGAGTCTCGGGGATTGCGACCCGCAGCTCTGTGTGTTCACGACTTGTGTACCCACTGGGAtcgggttaaatgcagagggtACATTTCGAGTATGCCTTCCATACTTGACAAACAAACTTTCATACAAATGCATAACATTCTTTTGAATTATTACAGCGGGTTACAAAAGCAACTTTGGCTAAAACACAGAGACACATGATTTTCTGTGCAATTCATAGAATGGCCACAAGAGGACAGTATCAGACTGAATGAATGGGTAAATTTAGTGAAATTATGGTTAAAAGTCCACTAAGACTCAGAGCTAATGGTTTGCGAGGAGAAACTGTAAAGTTTTCTTCAGTATGTAGTGTAGTGCAGAGCCTAAAGATGACTGGAGAGAAAAGAGTTTCTCCTCTGAAGAACTTTGTGGCTGGAGGGGTTGGTGGTGTCTGTCTCTTATTTGCTGGACACCCACTGGACACTATTAAGGTAAAACTTAAAAAGACAGAGATGTGTAAAACTCAAATTCATGACAATAACAACGTAAAGTCGACATAGTCAAATAAATATTCACTCTTAGATGTGTCATTGTATGGGATTACTGTATCATTTTCATTggttttgtattttatatttgcattgttttttatttatattttaattttattttacaagCTCAGTAATACTTAGACTGCTACATTAAAAGTGTTATTCCAAAACACTTATAAAAGATCAAGAGTCAAAGTCAAGAGTTTGACTTTTTTTTAAGACAATGTTTAAAATCTATTTCTTTCATGTGTGTTTGATATTTTGAGAACACTACATTAAATAAGATGATGACACCGGACTCCAGCTCTGTTCATCTGGCTTTTGTGTGACTATACTGATAACTTATCCACAGACTACAGACATGTGCTTTATCTCACACATCCGCAGAGATCAATGTGTGTCTCTCTAAACTCCTGTTTGTGTTATCGCAGGTCCGTCTACAAACACAACATTCTGTTCTCTACAGAGGGACATACGATTGTCTCAGAAAAACTCTGTCTAAAGAGGTGATTGAAGCTCTCTTTAAACTTCTGTAGACACATTTCTATGTAGTTGCTAACCTAAAAACTATTCCAACACAGATATCAATGAGACGACCCAGGGGAGGGACTCACACtttttaaccaatcagaagcacACTCTGCCTGTCAATCATTTCACATGATGTTTGTGGAGGGTGGGAGTGGTCTAATTCAGTGTCAAAGTCTAAGGAAATTCACTGAAAGGCTTACAACACCTCTGATATAAAGATTCCTTTGATTCGTTTTAGTACTTTGATATATTATGATATAAGACGTCTGTAAATTATAGTTGATTCTGTGATCCACATCTGGTTTTCCTTTATGACCCAAACTTTACACTTGACACAGATATTTCTTCACCTGCTCATGTAATCTTTAATGAAGTAAAAACAGGACTTTGCCTTATTATTGAATTTGTCCCTTTGTTCACTTAGATTTAATAGTACCAAAATTTGCTTAAGCCCCATAACACACACAATGATCAAAATGACACCTGTCTTTATAGTTCTTATCTCTGTCTCTgcctgatgttttttttttcaatcacaTCTACTTTTTTAATGACTCCAGGGAATATTTGGCTTATATAAAGGGATGGGTGCTCCGCTAGCTGGTGTGACCCCTATGATGGCGATGAATTTCTTTGGCTTTGGGCTTGGAAAAGACTTCCTGCAGAGTGACCCCACCATCCCACTAACGTTAGTACAGTAATGTTGTGTTTTCATGTACGTGCTAGTAAAGTCTCTGTATATACATACGCATCTGATCCTCTTGTAAATATTGGCAGGTACTCACAGATCTACCTGTCAGGGATGCTGGCTGGAGTCTTCACCACTGTGATCGTGGCTCCGGGAGAGAGAATCAAGTGTTTACTGCAGGCAGGGCACAAACATTACACACATTATTACACACCTGACCTGTGTATGTGTGGAGGGAGGTTGATTTATGTGGTCTATGGGTTAAGTTAGGTTTGGACTTGACTCTGTGAAGATGTTCATTTAGCTCCACTGGTAGAGCATcgtgttagcagcacaaaatgtTATGGCTTTGATTCCTAAGGAAAAACAGCTACTGATAAAACCTATAGCCTGAATGTACTGTAAGTCAACAAATGTtctgtgtacatttaaattctCCTACTGCACATGCAGAGAAACTTGCCATGTTTAACCGAGAAATACAATAATTCATGTTTTGGCACAAGCAGGATATATTGCAGACTACACATAGATGCGTCAACTTTAGCTGAGATTTGCTGCTTACAGTCAAtgccattttaaaaatatagttaCACGTTGCAATAAGGTTAAATTTGTGaaaggaaaacaacacaatttttcaatatttaatatgttcttacctcagatTAGACTAataaatacatatctatcttttttcaatgcgtgcacttaatctttgtacagtgggtcgtgaatgtgttagcatttagcctagcaccattcattccttaggatccaaatagggatgaatttagaagctaccaaacacttccatattttccctatttaaagactgttacatgagtagttacacgaaaAAGTATGGAGGCATAAATAAAATGCGGATAAAAAATGGGAACactattgtatggcagaagagcatCTAGTTTGCGGCACTTCGATTTTGGATGCAGTAATATTGACTGAAGTTTGAGCAAGAGGGGGaggagtcaggagtgatgatgttactgcgcgctgagcagtgccggcgccagccgagcgctgatgagggggcgtctaaaataccagagggggcgatcacatgaatgcatataattcccccagctagaaaatacataggtttggtacattaagttttaaagtgttataaacaaacatctctgtaatacaaccacaaaaactacagctatagtgagcaacgtacagagctctgaacaatacaacaacaacaaaaaaccgcatacctaacgttacatattagcacaacactgctcatttgaagttcagacccagaggtagaaatacattttacgtaatggtggggggcagtgttggcaaatagagttgatggttttagcccaaaaacggtccaaacgcaagattttatcaacattttggttcaatttgatcatATAACGTAGTTGCTGTATAATGTAGTAActgccacaagtaatgcaccaaaagctagcgattaagcagctagagaaccacaatagcaaaatgacaataactcgtttacatatacagctatgctgtaggataggctaattcaaattcgttaattataaatttaacaatgtctgttttttatctatttactcctgataaacaggtgtgtgagagatcgtacaggcttacctttaacgttaaatgcagaacaataataggctgttggttgtacgttgacttgcaaggatgctgaagaacatgaacatctgaacttttcaaaactatgtaaagtctggctgaagttcatggtgcccgaattgacataatgacagccgaacatttggatctttgcacctgaaatgctccgataattcatccacgccacggcattaattgatgtgtgacaatccggagtccggtttgtagaacttccaatgctattttccatatatccattgctacagggcaggcccaggtcactctcacactcctgtttgtaaatttttatataatttcccacttcgacatcttgatttccctctgagactcagaacgcaggctcattgtcggcgtgcctcaagccgtcaacacaaacttcttcaacttcaggcgcggctgcaagaaccaacaaccacatgacgtcaaagtaccgcgagaacgattcgagaaatcatactaagtgtcgtttcgtctcgctctcgcggcattttgacgtcttcgcctgatgaattcaaacaagcctataggctacacatgagtgggcgtgtgtcacggtagaatacatgcacacttgtttttttgttttgttaaataattagactttaaaattcactttaggaagacaatacacaaggcaaacgtgatttttaaatagcgcattttatcattaaaatcccattcaacattaatggtgatctgagggggcgggatagtgccagtgagggggcgacgccccctcacgccccctcgtggcgccggccctggcgccgaggtcgaagtgctgcaaactaattAACTAACATTGTGATTAAGCGCAGTGTGAAAGCCTTTATGAGATCATTTTTATGTCATGTATTGACCTCTACATAATATTTGTGtattgcatttgtgttttaGATTCAGTCGTCAGCTGGTCAGATCAAGTATGCTGGACCTGTTGACTGTGCACTCAAATTATATAAGCAACAGGGAATATGCAGTGTTTACAAGGGCACTGTACTGACTCTAATCAGAGGTGTGTAGAAACAGTGAGAGAGAGTTAGCACATTGTAAATGGCTGTATTAACCAATTAACATTCAGGAAGTATTTCATAATAAAtatgaatgattttttttaagagttaAATGTGATAATCACTTCTTTTCTTTTGGTGTATTCAGATGTGCCTTCAAATGGTTTATACTTTCTAACATATGAGTACCTTAAAAAAGCTCTGACCACTGAAGGACAGAGGTAAGTGTCActagtaaataataattttaatgtttGGATAAAGGTTTAATATTATTTTCCTTAATGTCTAGTGTTTCTCAGCTGAGCACATGGAGAGTTCTTCTGGCAGGTGGGGTCGCTGGAGTTTTAAACTGGCTGGTTGCATTGCCTGCAGATGTGCTGAAGTCAAAGTACCAAACAGGTACGAAACACAGGCACTTCATTGTCTGTGTCCGAATTAGCCCCCTATACCTTTAAATAGTGCTCTACTTGAGGGAACATCAATTTTTAGGGGTGTCCAAAATCATAGTCAACATTGCTAAGTGCGCTCATTCAACCCCACAATGCACCACAATAATAAGAGTACAACCGATGAACACTCACAGCTACTCGTTTCCTTTTTACTTTTTCTATCTCTGTGGATAATAGTGCCCACACTGTAGCACTTCCGGCGAGCTCAAGTGTCCGAATTCACTCGAGTGTTTACGAGAATAATCACGGTATTTTAAAGGTTCattgtgtacattttagaaggatctctagacagaaatgcaatataatctacataactatatgatcagtggtgtataaagaccttacataatgaactgtattgtttttattaccttagaatgtgCCGCTTTTATCCACATACAccgacaacatgtttgtcctttgGCGGCTACTGTAGAATCTCATTGTatgtttcgaaattgaggttgtttgcaatttgcaatctcaTCAGTAGCCGCTAAAAAATACATTACACCTTTAAGATACTTTTGTGGAAAATGCCCGTTCAAGTGCAAACATGAACTCCGGTAGCATTTGTGTCTTTACTGTTTGCGTGTATTTGTGCGCTGTCTAAAGCACTGCGATGAAGCACAAGCTCAATGGGGTGCGTTAAatgtgttaaacattttaacgtGTTGAATTTAAggtaatttactgtttttatttatttattttgcttgttatcagagaTAATCCACTCTAGTGGGACTCTACAAAATCTGCTTAAAGAGTTTGCTTGAAATCTACTTAATCTTGGTCTCGGGTCATTGAGTAATACTGCTTTGTTCCGTTGTTCCAAAATCCATAAAGtcatgctaatttacaagaaaaaatttgtttgatgcacctgtttgagggttttgcatctgagcttatataaaaaaaaaatcgcagAGACCACACATTTATGGCAGAGACATGTTTGCAGCACTTCATTTACAATAGAAGTAGGGAGGAGTTGCAGTCACAAGCTCTTTTTAACactcttcattttgttaaatattaataaatccCACAAATAGCAGCAAAGGGTGACTTATAAATAATGATGAAATAGGGAGATAGAGGTTTTTGCTGACGGCGACAATTTGTTTCTTATTTGATTTGTATACGAAAAAGGTAACAAATGTTCGCATGACTCACTGTTGTGACTCTGTCCTGCAGCTGCTGATGGACATTACAAGGGTTTAGTAGATGTGTTACGAACTCTCTTACGAAACGAAGGTCCAAGAGGTCTCTATAAAGGACTGAGCGCTGTCATGTTACGAGCATTTCCCGCCAATGCCGTGAGTAAATATACGTAGACATTGGCAACACATTAAAGGAAAAGTTCACTTAAAAATGTAACTTATGAACACACAAGTTCAGAACACTATGGCTAATATTGATACTTGGGGGAAATCTGAGAAATATCTGCATCTGagtaatatttaaatgttactatataaaatatatttaatgctGAAATGAGAAGTAAAATTGTTGATGCTATGTGTTTCTTCTTCTTTCAGGCATGTTTTCTGGGTTATGAGTTTACATTGAAGTGTTTCAGCTTTATTGCTCCACATTACTAATTTCCAGATGGCAACTTATGTGTTTATGGTATTTAAGTTCAGAATGGTTTTATATGGATGTGACTTGAATCTTTCTATTTATAACTCAACACAAGATGACAGAATTGTGTCAAAAGATTAATATACAAAggatgtaatttaaaaaaaagtttgtaatAACATCTGTTACTTTTTAAGAAGTTACCATAactaaggggttgtgtacaccaaaacttttaaacgcggctgaaaacgcttggacaacgccgaatgccagctgtttttcaacTCTTGGTGCTCAGCACTGAGCGCGGAAAAACTGCTgtgcgccggttttcagcgcggaagaaaaccgctagctgctggcttatttgaaaaacgctgagcttccattggaaacaattgaaaacatgcgccggccgcgggcgtaaaagttttggtgtacacaaccccttagtggttctcaaacttgggggggggggtcagaTGATGCCAAGGGAGCGCCATATATTTGGTGttattaaacctcagaaaactaaggctactaaccaacagcactgcTTTGTATCATTTTCAAAGTTTGAGATTGgtttatgtcatgaattttctttgggTTGAGGTGGACGCAAAGGTATGCACCCAGGCCTGCAAAAGGGGGGCAGCGCACaccaaaaagtttgagaaccactgctttaactAGTGATAATTGAAAAATCATGTATTATTTATAAGATGGAAATGTCATGCTGCTATTATTGCATGATttgctttaatttaaatatttatctgACTCCATTATAGTTATTACGTTAAATCTGTTGTTTAAAGGTGTAAAGCtattttataaaaactgatgGGAAACTGTAGGATTTATTCAAATAATGTAAATGAATAATGTATAAGATAATGTATTAGAAAAAGCCACAAATGAGTTTAAATGTTACCATGAAGATTACAATCAGGTTAGCTTCCTGTGCTGtcagtgttaaaaaataaaagattaCAAAGCCTTTTTTTAACGATAGTAATAAACGTTGAGCATGTGTGTTGCAGTAAATCGTCACAACAGTGAGTTACAAGCATCTCCCTGATCATAGGCTACATTTACTCCTATATACCCCTTATAATCAAAGCACTGTTATATACTGAGACCCGCAGGGCTGTGTGCCCGGTCCACTCACAACTATGCATCAAGGCATATCTCCAACCACATAGTTCTCACTGACATGGTTATGATAGGAGATTCCTAGACCTGATGGACTTATGCAGAATCCTTGAATGTGGACAAACCTTAAGAAATGATTGCTGACCCTACAAGAGTATAAAACAAGCACTCACCACTCTGTGGAAATCATCAAGGATGTCAAATTCTTTGTGTTCACATGACGGGAAACCTCACCTCCAAACCCCTCCATCCTTATCACGTTTAACAGAGACTTTTCTCAAGAGTGTGCAGAGGAGGTGCCCATCTTCATAATACAATATATTTTGTCACTTACTGTAATTTGTTTCTAGTTGACCAGTTCTCCTTTGCTAATTAAACATAACGATGATGCTTACTTGACAAAACGAATGAAGTTTTTGTGACAATTAAACAAgctaaaaaactattttgaagcAGTCTGTAAGGTTTGTGATCTCATGTTGTGTGTTCTTAGTGGTAAATGttatctaagttaatataaagtGGTCAGAGAGAAATTTGGATACTTCACCCTCAGGTTAGGGTTAATGATGTGGATGGTCCATGTTAGGGTTGAAACTACGTTGCAGCCATGTGTATTGAGACAGTGCCATCCCTcccttacaaaattaaccatgttttttatccaatcatattaatatattagtaattattattaattcatacaggtttagaacaacatgagggtgattaaatgatgacagaattttcattttaaagtgaactatccctttaacgttTCTCGTCGTTGTACATGAACGTGCTCAGTGCTGGATGTGAAGGATGACAAGCAGTCGctccaaataaacagaaaattgCGTTTCTTTTAATTGCTCTGTTGTATTTTTCTCGAGTGTATTTAAATCGGACAAATTATGAGACACAATTGTGCAACTCCGTttagtttacacatcaagataGTTTTGGGCAAAGGAATGTTCACTTCTGATTGGAATTTTCCCTATAACTAcaactcccagcatgcattgttCGTGAAGTGTTATACTTCCGGTAGCTGCAATTCCGCTTTTATCAGCTGGCTGGACGGAAGGTGGGATACACGAACAATATTTTCACAATACATCAATACTGTATTTCTTAACATAAAAGCTGAAAATAATGAAAAGCTTTGCCTAACTAATTAAGCTCATGTAATAGTAGTGGTCATTGCGCTTTTGACCTTTTAATACGCATGCGTACTGCAAGAAAGTTTTATACACTCATGTTCAGCGTTCGGCGGAATTTAATTTGACACTAACAAGAATTACTCGAGATGTGTGACTAACTAAAGTCAGTTTTACAAAGCCAACTACAGATTGAGTTACTAAGTTTTATATGTGATCTAAGTGGAGTAAAACAACAACCGTTACATTGCAACACACACTTGCATTACGTTACATACAGTGTGTACTGTGTACATAATTTTTCTATTTTGTCTTTTGTCTTGCTATGTTGTGTGTCTGACACCATGGGTCTGAGGAAAACGTAGTGTCAGTCATCTGTATGTCTTGTACATATAGCAGGAATAAAAAACTGACTTTGACTAACATAAGAGAActtgaattcatgttttttttttattgtgctttTAACAAGAATACAACAACTCGTAGAGGTAACagcatatataaaaaaactcaaaaaaCTTGAATTCATGTGTTGTCAGTGCTGTGGATGAATGCCTCTTGAGGTGAATGATGCCCTTGGAGGTGGCCTGGCCTTTCCCACAATGCCCCCGTCTGGGCTGGAGGATATCCAGTCGTCTGATCATGGGGATGGTGGGATCATACAGTTACCTTTGGACCAGTGAGTCTGTTGTTTCTCCTCATCTCTAATGTAAATTTAGCGATATAAATGAAAGCGTCTAACTCTGACTTTATCTCTCTGTAGAGCATTTTAACTCTGTAATAGTGCACAATCGGGATGTTTTGCTCAATTTGGTGGATGAGCGTCCCCGGGACACGCCTCTTATCACCTTATCTAATCATCAGTCCTGTATGGACGATCCACACATTTGGGGTAGGTGGAGTGTAAGCTATGTATGTTTTTGACTAAAATTAATTTCTCTTCCGAATGATATATATTAAAGGGTTATacgtgtgtttttgtttgtactCCTTACTTTAGGAGTCCTGAAGCTTCGGCAGCTCTGGACCTTTAACAGAATGAGATGGTGAGTCCGtctgtgtgagtgagtgagtgagtgagtttgtgagcaaatgtgtttgtgagtgagtttgtgagtgtgtttgtgagtgagtgagtgagcgagtaAGTTTGTGAGTGAGTTTGTGAGTGAGTGTGGGTGCGAGCGAGTTTGTGAGCCAGTGAGTTTGTGAGCGAGTGTTTTTTTGAttgagtgagcgagtgtgttTGTGAGCGAGTGTGTTTGTGAGCGAGTGAGCAAGTGTGTTTGTGAGTGAGTAAGGATGCGAGCGAGTTTGTGAGCGAATGTGTttgtgagtgagtgagcgagtgtgtttgtgagtgagcgagtgtgtttgtgagtgagcgagtgagtttgtgagtgagtgtgtttgtgagcaagtgtgtttgtgagtgagtgagtttgtgagtgtgtttgtgagtgAGCGAGTTTGTttgtgagtgagtgagcgagtgtgttTGTGAGTGAGCGAGTGAGTTTGCGAGTGAGgttgtgagtgagtgagtttgTGAGCGAGTGAGCAAGTGTGTTTGTGAGTGAGTAAGGATGCGAGCGAGTTTGTGAGCGAATGTgtttgtgagtgagtgagtgagtgtgtttgtgagtgAGCGAGTGAGTTTGTGAGTGAGTGTGTTTGTGAGCGAGTGTGTTTGTGAGCGAGTGAGCAAGTGTGTTTGTGAGTGAGTAAGGATGCGAGCGAGTTTGTGAGTGAATGTGTttgtgagtgagtgagcgagtgtgtttgtgagtgagcgagtgtgtttgtgagcgagtgtgtttgtgagtttgtgagtgtgtttgtgagtgAGCGAGTTTGTTTGTGAGTTTGTGAGTGTGTTTGTGAGCGAGTGTGTTTGTGAGTGAGCGAGTGAGTTTGCGAGTGAGgttgtgagtgagtgagtttgTGAGCGAGTGAGCAAGTGTGTTTGTGAGTGAGTAAGGATGCGAGCGAGTTTGTGAGCGAATGTGTttgtgagtgagtgagcgagtgtgttTGTGAGTGAGTGTGTTTGTGAGCGAGTGTGTTTGTGAGTTTGTGAGTGTGTTTGTGAGCGAGTGTGTTTGTGAGTGAGCGAGTGAGTTTGCGAGTGAGgttgtgagtgagtgagtttgTGAGCGAGTGAGCAAGTGTGTTTGTGAGTGAGTAAGGATGCGAGCGAGTTTGTGAGCGAATGTGTttgtgagtgagtgagcgagtgtgttTGTGAGTGAGCGAGTGAGTTTGTGAGTGAGTGTGTTTGTGAGCGAGTGTGTTTGTGAGCGAGTGAGCAAGTGTGTTTGTGAGTGAGTAAGGATGCGAGCGAGTTTGTGAGTGAATGTGTttgtgagtgagtgagcgagtgtgtttgtgagtgagcgagtgtgtttgtgagtgagtgtgtttgtgagcgagtgtgtttgtgagtttgtgagtgtgtttgtgagtgagcgagtttgtttgtttgtgagtgagtgagcgagtgtgttTGTGAGTGAGCGAGTGAGTTTGCGAGTGAGgttgtgagtgagtgagtttgTGAGCGAGTGTGCGAGTGAGTTTGTGAGCGAGTGTgtttgtgagtgagtgagtttgTGAGCCAGTGAGTTTGTGAGTGAGTATGCAAGTAAgtttgtgagtgagtgagtttgTGAGCCAGTGAGTTTGTGAGTGAGTATGCAAGTAAgtttgtgagtgagtgagtgtgcgAGTGAGTTTGTGAGCGAGTGTgtttgtgagt contains:
- the LOC135775882 gene encoding mitochondrial carnitine/acylcarnitine carrier protein, with translation MGKFSEIMVKSPLRLRANGLRGETVKFSSVCSVVQSLKMTGEKRVSPLKNFVAGGVGGVCLLFAGHPLDTIKVRLQTQHSVLYRGTYDCLRKTLSKEGIFGLYKGMGAPLAGVTPMMAMNFFGFGLGKDFLQSDPTIPLTYSQIYLSGMLAGVFTTVIVAPGERIKCLLQIQSSAGQIKYAGPVDCALKLYKQQGICSVYKGTVLTLIRDVPSNGLYFLTYEYLKKALTTEGQSVSQLSTWRVLLAGGVAGVLNWLVALPADVLKSKYQTAADGHYKGLVDVLRTLLRNEGPRGLYKGLSAVMLRAFPANAACFLGYEFTLKCFSFIAPHY